Below is a genomic region from Bacteroidales bacterium.
GTTCCTCCCGGGCAATCTTTCGTTTTATTCCTTCCCGGCCAAAGGCTGGAGGTTTTCAATCTTATGGAACGAAGTTACAATTCCTTTAATCAATGCCGAGCTGAACCCGTTGTGTTCCATTTCGTTCAGGCCAGATATGGTGATACCCATCGGGGTTGTAACTTTGTCAATTTCCTTTTCGGGATGCTGGCCCTTAATAAGAACAAGTCCTGCCGCTCCTCTCAGGGTTTGGGCAGCTATAAACTGCGCCGTTTCGGATGGAAAACCAATTTCTATTCCTCCCTGGGTCATTGCCCTGAGGAAACGCAGGGCAAAAGCTACTCCGCAGGCTCCCAGCACGGTGGATGCTTCCATCAGTTCTTCTCCAATTACCAGGGTTTTTCCCAGCAGGTTGAAAAGTGCCTGAACTTCCTTCAGTGCTTCCTTGTCATCTTCCTGTGCGGCAAGGCAGGTCATGGATTCTCCAATGGCTGCCGCCGTGTTGGGCATGATCCGCACTACCGGCACCTTTCCGCAAAAGGAACGGATCTGGTTGATGGAGAAACCGGTGACCGAAGAAACCAGAATATGTTTTACGGGAACGAGAACATCCTGAATCTCCGTCAACAAAGCCTGCATCTGGTGGGGTTTGACGGTAATCAGGACAAGACGGCTCTCTTCCACAGCCTTTCGGTTATCAGAAGTAACCTGTATGTTTTGCTCCTGAAGGTGGTTAAGAAGCTGAACCTTACGGCGCGTAACAATGAGGTTTTCGGCACGGAACTTACCTGTTTGAAGCAATCCGGAAGCCAGCGAATTTCCAAGATTTCCTCCTCCGAGAATGGCAATACGAAGATTGTCGGTCATAGTTCATCTTTTTAAGGGCACAGGTTTGTATTGACAAGAAGTGCGGGCAAGCCCGCACTTCCTAAATTTTAAAATACCGGGGCAAAAAAGAATTTCTTACCCGCGGATGGCTTTAATTCCGGGAAGTTCTTTCCCTTCAATGTATTCGAGCATGGCACCACCACCGGTCGACACATAGCTGATCTTGTCAGCCAGCTTGTTTTTATTGACAGCTGCCACGGAATCACCACCGCCCACCAGGCTGAAAGCTCCGGCTGCAGTAGCTTCGGCTATAGCTTTTGCAATGGCGCTGGTGCCGGCGGCAAATTTCTCAAATTCAAAAACACCCATCGGGCCGTTCCAGAGAATGGTCTTCGATTTCTTTATAACACCTGAGAATAGAGCTATGGTTTCCGGCCCGATATCCAGCCCCATCCAGCCATCGGGTGTTTCATTCACCTTTGTTACCGAAGTATTTGCATTGGCATCGAAGGCATCTCCGTTCACGGCATCAACCGGCAGATAAACCTTAACCCCCTTTGCCTTTGCCTTTTCCAGTATCTGAAGCGCCACATCCAGCTTGTCTTCTTCACACAGTGATTTTCCGATCTTTCCTCCCTGCGCCTTGATAAAGGTATAGGTCATACCACCGCCGATAATCAGATTGTCAACCTTTTCGAGCATGCGTTCAATCACCATAATCTTATCACTAACCTTTGCGCCGCCCATAATGGCTGTGAAAGGATGATCGGGTGCATGCAGCACCTTATCCATGGCTTTCAGTTCTGCCTCAATCAGATAACCGAACATGCTCTTGCCGGGAAAATGAGCAGCAATCAGGGTGGTTGAAGCATGGGCACGGTGGGCTGTACCGAAAGCGTCGTTTACATAACAATCGGCCAATGAAGCCAGTTTGGCCGTAAATTCTTTCTGCCGCTTCTTCATTTCTTCCTTGGCTGCCTTTTTTTCTTCGTCCGAAACCCCTTCAGGCAGTTTGGGTTTGCCTTCTTCTTCCAGATAAAAGCGGACGTTCTCCAGCAGTAAAACTTCGCCCGGCTTAAGGGAACCAGCCAGTTGTTTGGCCGATTCTCCCACACAGTCGTCGGCAAATTTCACTTCCCTGCCCAAATGTTTTGAAAGAACCGGAATAACATGCTTCAGAGAGTATTTTTCCTGGGGAACTCCGTCAGGACGGCCCAGATGCGACATCAGAATACAGCTACCTCCGTCGTTCAGAATCTTGTTGATGGTAGGTAATGCACCCCGGATGCGTGTATCATCTGTCACCTCAAAGGTTTTCTTGTCGAGCGGAACGTTAAAATCAACCCGCACAATGGCCCGCAGGCCTTTAAAATTGAAATTGTCTATCGTTACCATATGCATCAAAATTTAAACATGTGCCTTAAAAATCATACAAACCTAACTGAAAATCATCAAATAGCCAAATTTTACTCTTTCAGCCCGGTACTTGAATTACCGGGAAAAAGCATTTACTTTGCAGCTTGTTCGTATGCTATTCCGTGACGTCATAGGGCAGAAACCTGTTATTCAGAACCTGATCCGCTCGGTGCAGGAGGGCAGGATAAGCCATGCCCAGATGCTGTTTGGCCCCGAAGGTTCCGGAAAACTTCCCCTGGCCCTGGCTTACAGCCGCTACATCCTGTGTACTTCGCGCACGCCGGAAGATGCCTGCGGACATTGCATTTCCTGCCAGAAGATTTCCAAACTGATTCATCCCGACCTCCATTTTGTGTTCCCTGTCTTCAGGGAAAAAACGGCCGAGAAAGTAACCAGCGAAAAGTTTCTCCCCCTCTGGCGCTCGTTCGTCCTGAACAATCCCTACTTCTCTTACAACCAGTGGATGAAAGCCCTCGATTCAGAAAACAAGCAGGGAATGATTTATGTGGAAGAAAGCGCCGAAATTCTCAGGAAACTTAGCCTGAAGCCCTATGAATCGGACTGGAAGGTAATGATTATCTGGCTTCCGGAACGCATGCACCCGGCCGCCGCCAACAAACTGCTGAAAATTCTGGAAGAACCTCCCGATCAGACATTGTTCCTTCTCGTCAGCGAAAATACCCAGGCCATTCTTCCTACCATCCTTTCAAGAGTTCAGATGATCAGGGTGCCCCGCCTGCCCGATTCTGACATCGAAAAGACCCTCCAGGAGAAATTTTCTGTTGAAAAAACACCATCGCGCAGAATTGCTCTCCAGGCAGGAGGCAACTTTGCCCGTGCCCTTTCCCTGATAAACCTCTCGGGCGAAGACCAGCAGTTTGAACGGTTCGTAACCCTGATGCGCCTGGTATGGAAAAAAAACATACCCGAAATTATTGGCTGGGTTGATGAACTGGCTTCCGTAGGACGCGAAGAACAAAAAGAGTTTCTGCAGTATGCTCTTTCCCTGGTGCGCGAAAACTTGCTTCTGAACCTGAAACTTCCCTTTGCACACCGGCTTACCGAACCGGAACTCGATTTTTCCCGCAAATTCTCAGCTTTCATTCA
It encodes:
- the proC gene encoding pyrroline-5-carboxylate reductase, which gives rise to MTDNLRIAILGGGNLGNSLASGLLQTGKFRAENLIVTRRKVQLLNHLQEQNIQVTSDNRKAVEESRLVLITVKPHQMQALLTEIQDVLVPVKHILVSSVTGFSINQIRSFCGKVPVVRIMPNTAAAIGESMTCLAAQEDDKEALKEVQALFNLLGKTLVIGEELMEASTVLGACGVAFALRFLRAMTQGGIEIGFPSETAQFIAAQTLRGAAGLVLIKGQHPEKEIDKVTTPMGITISGLNEMEHNGFSSALIKGIVTSFHKIENLQPLAGKE
- a CDS encoding DNA polymerase III subunit delta'; this encodes MQLVRMLFRDVIGQKPVIQNLIRSVQEGRISHAQMLFGPEGSGKLPLALAYSRYILCTSRTPEDACGHCISCQKISKLIHPDLHFVFPVFREKTAEKVTSEKFLPLWRSFVLNNPYFSYNQWMKALDSENKQGMIYVEESAEILRKLSLKPYESDWKVMIIWLPERMHPAAANKLLKILEEPPDQTLFLLVSENTQAILPTILSRVQMIRVPRLPDSDIEKTLQEKFSVEKTPSRRIALQAGGNFARALSLINLSGEDQQFERFVTLMRLVWKKNIPEIIGWVDELASVGREEQKEFLQYALSLVRENLLLNLKLPFAHRLTEPELDFSRKFSAFIHPGNIEQIHDAFSAAQAHIEANAYDKLVLFDLALSLSEIIRK
- a CDS encoding phosphoglycerate kinase; translation: MVTIDNFNFKGLRAIVRVDFNVPLDKKTFEVTDDTRIRGALPTINKILNDGGSCILMSHLGRPDGVPQEKYSLKHVIPVLSKHLGREVKFADDCVGESAKQLAGSLKPGEVLLLENVRFYLEEEGKPKLPEGVSDEEKKAAKEEMKKRQKEFTAKLASLADCYVNDAFGTAHRAHASTTLIAAHFPGKSMFGYLIEAELKAMDKVLHAPDHPFTAIMGGAKVSDKIMVIERMLEKVDNLIIGGGMTYTFIKAQGGKIGKSLCEEDKLDVALQILEKAKAKGVKVYLPVDAVNGDAFDANANTSVTKVNETPDGWMGLDIGPETIALFSGVIKKSKTILWNGPMGVFEFEKFAAGTSAIAKAIAEATAAGAFSLVGGGDSVAAVNKNKLADKISYVSTGGGAMLEYIEGKELPGIKAIRG